A window of Limosilactobacillus reuteri genomic DNA:
GGCTTGCTAATATGGCGACTGTGCTTAGTCTTTTCAATAAGTGGGATGACATTCGATACCTCCAAGGTTTCAGATAAGTCCCAACCAATGATCCGTCGGGAGTACAAGTCCATAATACTGGTTAAATAAACGAATCCGTCATGAACTGGAATATAAGTGGTGTCAATGCACCAAACGGCGTTTGGTCGCAATGGATTGAACTGCTCGTCTAAAATATTTATTAGCTGTTTATCAAACTTAGAATTGCGAGTGGTAGTCGTCCAAGGGGTTAGGTAAACGGCGTGAATGCCAAGGTCACGCATATACTTACCAACAGTTCGTTCAGCGATCTTATATCCTTTTGAGCGAAGTTCTTGGGTGATTTTGCCGGCACCGTAAATACAAAGGCTTTTGAGCCAAATTGCTTTAATTTCACCTTGAATAAACTTCTTCCGAAGCTTTCGCGGTGATTGGTGATTATGACGCTTTTCTCGTTGATAGTAACCACTTCTTGAGATTCCAACATAATCACACATACCATTGATGGAAGGGTGGGATTCCAAAGCGTGCTGAACGTCCATTTCTTGGTATACCTTTTCGGTAGTTACTTGCTCAGAATCCCGATTGATTTTTTTAATACTTCGATCGCTCCTTCAGCGTCACGAAGTTGACGCTTTAGTCGTGCAATCTCCTTGTCCTTATCGCTGGCAAAATTACCAGAGCCACGGCCAAACTCCCCAGTCTCAGTAAACAGCTTAATCCATTTATGTAATGTACTAGCCCCAATACCTAGATTCTTACTTATTTCATTCATGGTCATGTGATCCTTGTTATCTAAGTAATACTGAACGGCCTGTTCCTTAAATTCCTTGTCATAACTGTGCTTCGTCATTATTTGATCCTCCAATTTACTTCCTTAATTATACTAAATCAGAGTCTCTATTTAACTTGTATACTTTTTATTCTAGGCCCAAATTGACATTTCGGGTATGCAAAACTCAATGATGGTGACATCACAGAGTCTTGCTAACTTAGGAGCAGTCTTGGCAAATGATGGAATTAAACCTTGGGATAATGAGCGTTTTATTAGCCATGAAGATAACGAGTTGGTAAAGAAATTGCTAACAACAGTTGGTTCGTTTGAAGAATCAAAAGAATACACAATTAAAATTGAACTCCCTATTAAAAGTGGTACTGGCGGCAGCTTATTGGCTTGTGCCCCGCAAAAATGTGGTATTGGTATTTTTAGTCCAGCTCTTGATCAACATGGCAATAGTTTGGCAGGAATGAGTTTATTACAAGATGTTGTTGATCAATTAGAATTAGTAGTTTAATAAAAGCGAGACCCGAAGAAAATTCTTCAAGTCTCGCTTTTTGTTAATGTAATTTTTCTTGGAATTTCTGTAAATTACCAGGAGTTGGGGTTAAATTAGTCCATTCTGGTGAAAGGAACTTACTATTGATTTGGTAATGTGGTTGCGGTTGCTTGTTAGAAATAAAACTATTAGTAGCTTTATCAACTTTTACCCAACCAGCCCAACCGATATGAATAGTATCTTCCATAAATCCAGGCTTATCACCATCATGAGAAAGATCCAAAATGTGATTGAACCCTTGTTGGCGAAGCTGAAATTTGATTTTTTCAACAGATTGGTAATACATATTCATGTCCATCCCCGTGTACTTTTCCCACTTTGAATTAACCGGTGGGATGATAAAGAGGACGTTTGAATTGGTATTCTTAAACTGATTCAAAACTACTTCCAAATCGCCATATTCTGGTGACTTAGTATAATTGAAATTCCGTTGTGATCCCTTTATTTTCGCTAAGTTTTTCTTTACACGCTGGGTGTAGAAGCTGTTTTTGATACCGAAACGGTTGTTATTAGTATCACGTGCGGCTTCGTTCATTGCATCATCATAAAGCTCATTGTAATTGTAACGCGGAGGAAGTTTCTTAACGTTTGGGAGGATATGCTTGCCATAGTTATTATTTAATTGAAAACCTGAGAAAATGGCATCTTCATGAACAAGCATGTTAAGTCGGAAGCGGATAACTCCCATATCGAAACTGCTCAGG
This region includes:
- a CDS encoding IS3 family transposase: MDVQHALESHPSINGMCDYVGISRSGYYQREKRHNHQSPRKLRKKFIQGEIKAIWLKSLCIYGAGKITQELRSKGYKIAERTVGKYMRDLGIHAVYLTPWTTTTRNSKFDKQLINILDEQFNPLRPNAVWCIDTTYIPVHDGFVYLTSIMDLYSRRIIGWDLSETLEVSNVIPLIEKTKHSRHISKPLIMHSDRGSQFTSEAYNQVTANMTLSYSKKAYPWDNACIESFHALIKREWINRFKIHSYSEAKRLVFQYIETFYNTVRIHSHCGFKSPKQLEDEYQTQIQNLVVA
- a CDS encoding transposase, which codes for MTKHSYDKEFKEQAVQYYLDNKDHMTMNEISKNLGIGASTLHKWIKLFTETGEFGRGSGNFASDKDKEIARLKRQLRDAEGAIEVLKKSIGILSK
- the dltD gene encoding D-alanyl-lipoteichoic acid biosynthesis protein DltD, coding for MHNGKKLWSIFGPLIVACLLVVLLFSLPISKKHSAAIEHKAAISLSPVVFKNQSIKQQALSDKHTHYVPFFGSSELRRMDRFHPSVMAARYHNYTPFLFGSRGTQSLPQFFNINSMETQMRDNKAVYIISPQWFTKQGVQPPAFKYYNGELANLNWLQHANPKSPYDRYIATRLIAMLGKDGTVSSYAKKIAEGKSLSSFDMGVIRFRLNMLVHEDAIFSGFQLNNNYGKHILPNVKKLPPRYNYNELYDDAMNEAARDTNNNRFGIKNSFYTQRVKKNLAKIKGSQRNFNYTKSPEYGDLEVVLNQFKNTNSNVLFIIPPVNSKWEKYTGMDMNMYYQSVEKIKFQLRQQGFNHILDLSHDGDKPGFMEDTIHIGWAGWVKVDKATNSFISNKQPQPHYQINSKFLSPEWTNLTPTPGNLQKFQEKLH